A section of the Fibrobacter sp. UWP2 genome encodes:
- a CDS encoding MFS transporter: MGVFLYAQKILAGAFADVNSGQTWQTFMLQIFFVAPYILMVWFAGFFTNRFSKNKILAWSSLMMSLFVVAMAVLVTVGVPRVAFWLSIGLSCGFAINSAAKYAIIKEMFGVRNMSYANAFLQIFSLSGIIAASWLVVVGVNLIDMETLVSYEAVHHILDRSVVIPWILTGVSILGTVASFLVPQVKYADKNINFNTARRRLSLGWRRPTLRASIIALSMFWAIAQVFLLMYQDVSGSSSVDMMQNYIAFAIVGLMVGSIIAAHNSKDFIETGFIPLGMIGMSICLFLIPFTVHPVTLIIFYSAIGLFGGLVLVPVNALLQYNTRPNNSGWVLAFANMIQALVLVLFLFIYSAMVHYTSLPREVYFIILGIVSIAVFYWAILNLPQALIRTVLRLVFSLYKIRVLNVGNIPNDGPVLLVGNHHSFVDWAMVQMASPRPLCIASNKDHFDKWYLRSILKRLGMIRIDRQHPEDAMGKIHDALLAGKAVVIFPTGEVSKSPHVEPFIIDYTKAVEGTEAHVLPFYIQGLWGSNYSYSGSNMYGASAERAVTVAFGEPIPANTPPNEVRSIIREISIDAWNYAVSFVKPVGDSWIRTYKKHVKNGPAIYSPDGKHFSGFKLMGAVLAFSRLLKKKLGNREQAVGIILPPSPAGVIVNLALWLLGKTNVNLNYTSSVDNVKHCCDRADVVTVITSRLFIEKLKGRGNDYSKIASDKLHILYAEDLMKEIPKAKIAFLMMFCIVSPIWLIKFLFRKRVSINDIAAIVFSSGSEGTPKGVMLSHKNLMGNIQQLACIFNVTKNDVMLSELPLFHSFGLTVTTLLNLTEGCPIVAVADPTDVKTMARVCAEFRVSAFVATPTFLRAFTISRYVHPMSLKYVRLIIAGAEALRTELATAFRLKFGKEIFEGYGCTETAPVASVNTENNLRGDYMTMQVNNKPGTVGMALPGSQFLIVDPETNEKLPTGEAGMILIGGCQVMVGYLKDPERTHSVMVEIDGKRYYRTGDKGYLDEDGFLTIVDRYSRFAKLGGEMVSLGAVEKKIQDTQVLEGCDYVVTSIPDAAKGEKIVLVYQGEKDESTVVSELRSSGMPPLMIPSLAMNVEAVPKLGTGKADFTTAKKMVIEMLANKR, encoded by the coding sequence ATGGGCGTCTTTCTCTATGCCCAAAAGATTTTGGCAGGGGCCTTCGCCGACGTGAACAGCGGACAGACCTGGCAGACTTTCATGCTCCAGATTTTCTTTGTGGCCCCTTACATCTTGATGGTCTGGTTCGCAGGATTCTTCACCAACCGTTTTTCCAAGAACAAGATTCTGGCGTGGTCGTCCCTCATGATGAGCCTCTTTGTCGTTGCCATGGCAGTCCTTGTGACGGTGGGCGTCCCGAGGGTCGCCTTCTGGCTTTCCATTGGGCTTTCTTGCGGCTTCGCCATCAATAGCGCTGCCAAGTACGCCATCATCAAGGAGATGTTCGGCGTCCGCAACATGAGCTACGCCAACGCCTTTTTGCAGATTTTCTCGCTGAGCGGCATCATCGCGGCCAGTTGGCTCGTGGTCGTGGGCGTGAACCTCATCGACATGGAAACCCTGGTGAGCTACGAGGCGGTCCACCACATTTTGGACCGTTCCGTGGTCATTCCCTGGATTCTGACAGGCGTGAGCATCCTGGGCACCGTGGCAAGCTTCCTGGTGCCCCAGGTCAAATACGCCGACAAGAACATCAACTTCAATACGGCCCGCCGCCGCCTGAGCCTTGGCTGGCGTCGTCCAACGCTGCGTGCCTCCATTATCGCGCTTTCCATGTTCTGGGCCATCGCCCAGGTGTTCCTCCTCATGTATCAGGACGTCTCCGGTTCGTCATCTGTAGACATGATGCAGAACTACATAGCGTTTGCCATCGTGGGCCTCATGGTTGGCTCCATAATCGCCGCCCACAACTCCAAGGACTTTATCGAGACCGGTTTCATCCCGCTGGGCATGATCGGCATGTCCATCTGTCTTTTTCTCATCCCCTTCACGGTTCATCCGGTAACGCTCATTATCTTCTACTCCGCGATTGGTTTGTTTGGCGGCCTGGTGCTTGTGCCAGTGAACGCCCTTTTGCAGTACAACACGCGTCCCAACAACTCCGGGTGGGTGCTCGCCTTCGCTAACATGATCCAGGCGTTGGTGCTGGTGTTGTTCCTCTTTATTTACTCGGCGATGGTACATTACACCAGCCTGCCTAGGGAAGTCTACTTCATCATCCTCGGTATTGTCTCCATTGCCGTGTTCTACTGGGCCATTTTGAATCTCCCGCAGGCGCTCATCCGCACCGTTTTGCGCCTGGTGTTCAGCCTCTACAAGATCCGTGTGCTCAACGTAGGCAACATTCCCAACGACGGTCCGGTGCTCCTGGTGGGCAACCACCACAGCTTTGTGGACTGGGCGATGGTGCAAATGGCGAGCCCGCGCCCGCTGTGCATCGCGAGCAACAAGGATCATTTCGACAAGTGGTACCTCCGCTCCATCCTCAAACGCCTGGGCATGATCCGCATCGACCGCCAGCATCCCGAGGACGCCATGGGCAAAATCCACGATGCGCTCCTCGCCGGCAAGGCGGTGGTGATTTTCCCGACGGGCGAGGTTTCCAAGTCCCCCCACGTGGAACCCTTCATTATCGACTACACCAAGGCGGTGGAGGGCACCGAAGCCCATGTCTTACCGTTCTATATCCAGGGCTTGTGGGGCAGCAACTACAGCTACAGCGGCTCCAACATGTATGGTGCTTCGGCCGAACGTGCCGTGACGGTCGCCTTTGGCGAGCCCATCCCGGCAAACACGCCTCCCAACGAAGTCCGTTCCATTATCCGCGAAATCTCCATTGACGCCTGGAACTACGCGGTCTCGTTCGTGAAGCCCGTTGGCGACAGCTGGATCCGCACTTACAAAAAACACGTCAAGAATGGTCCTGCCATTTACAGTCCCGACGGCAAGCATTTCTCGGGATTCAAGCTCATGGGCGCCGTGCTCGCCTTCAGCCGCCTCCTCAAAAAGAAACTGGGCAACAGGGAACAGGCGGTAGGCATCATTTTGCCGCCGAGCCCCGCGGGCGTCATCGTGAACCTGGCGCTTTGGCTTTTGGGCAAGACCAACGTCAACCTCAATTACACCTCCTCTGTAGACAACGTAAAGCATTGCTGCGACCGCGCAGACGTTGTCACGGTCATCACCAGCCGCCTCTTTATCGAAAAGCTCAAGGGCCGCGGCAACGACTACTCCAAAATCGCAAGCGACAAACTGCACATTTTGTATGCCGAAGACCTCATGAAGGAAATACCCAAGGCAAAAATCGCCTTCCTCATGATGTTCTGCATCGTGTCGCCCATTTGGCTCATCAAGTTCCTGTTCCGCAAGCGCGTGAGCATTAACGACATCGCCGCCATCGTGTTCAGTTCCGGTTCCGAGGGCACCCCCAAGGGCGTGATGCTCAGCCACAAGAACCTCATGGGCAACATCCAGCAGCTGGCGTGCATTTTCAACGTGACCAAGAACGACGTGATGCTCTCGGAGCTCCCTCTGTTCCACAGCTTTGGCCTCACCGTGACGACCCTCTTGAACCTCACCGAGGGTTGCCCCATCGTGGCGGTCGCGGATCCCACCGACGTGAAGACTATGGCGCGCGTGTGCGCCGAGTTCCGCGTTTCCGCCTTTGTGGCGACCCCCACGTTCTTGCGCGCCTTTACCATCAGCCGCTACGTTCACCCCATGTCGCTCAAGTATGTGCGTCTCATTATTGCCGGTGCCGAGGCTCTCCGCACCGAACTCGCCACTGCCTTCCGCCTCAAGTTCGGCAAGGAGATTTTCGAGGGCTACGGCTGTACCGAGACCGCTCCCGTGGCGAGCGTAAACACCGAGAACAACCTGCGCGGCGACTACATGACCATGCAGGTCAACAACAAGCCGGGCACCGTGGGCATGGCACTCCCGGGATCGCAGTTCCTGATTGTGGACCCCGAGACCAACGAGAAGCTCCCCACGGGCGAGGCGGGCATGATCCTCATTGGAGGCTGCCAGGTGATGGTTGGCTACCTCAAGGACCCCGAACGCACTCACTCCGTGATGGTCGAAATCGACGGCAAACGCTACTACCGTACCGGCGACAAGGGCTACCTCGACGAGGACGGCTTCCTCACCATCGTAGACCGCTACAGCCGCTTTGCCAAGCTCGGCGGCGAAATGGTCAGCCTGGGCGCTGTCGAAAAGAAGATTCAGGACACGCAGGTCCTGGAGGGGTGCGACTACGTGGTCACTTCCATCCCCGACGCGGCGAAGGGCGAAAAGATCGTGCTCGTGTACCAAGGCGAAAAGGATGAATCCACTGTGGTTTCGGAACTGCGCTCCAGCGGTATGCCGCCCCTCATGATTCCCTCGCTCGCCATGAACGTAGAAGCGGTTCCCAAACTCGGCACGGGCAAGGCGGACTTTACTACCGCAAAGAAGATGGTCATTGAAATGTTGGCGAACAAACGATGA